The genomic interval CCAGAGTTTTTTCCAGCGCCTTGAGAGCCCCATTGGAGCCGTCCACCGGGACCAGAATGCGATTGAATGCCGCCATGGCGTCCCCTAGTTGAACATCATGTCACGCAGTCCCAGGGAGATCTGCGGGAACATGATCAGCAGGGCCGCCGAGAGGATCAGCATGAATACAAAGGGTGGCGTGCCCCGAATGACTTCGATGTACGGTCGCTTGAAGATCGCAATGGCCGTGAATATGTCGCAGCCAAAGGGCGGCGTGGCCGAGCCGATGGCCACCTGCAGCGTGATCAGAATGCCCACCAGCACCGGGTCGAGACCGGTGGCGGCCACCGCCGGCATGAAAATCGGCGTCAGCACCAGAATCACCACAATGGGGTCAACAAACATGCAGGCCACAAAGAAGGCGATGCAGATGGCGATCAGCACCCCGGTGGGGCCGGCCTCGTTAATGCCCACGGCCTCCAGCACCGCCGAGGGGATCTGAGCGAAAGAGATAATCCAGGAGAAGCCGTTGCCCACGCCCACCAGGATGAACACCACCGCGGTGATCAGGCCGGTGGACTTGGCGATGGCCCAGATGTCTTTCGACTTCAGCGACCGGAAGACCAGGAACTCCAGGATGAAGGCATACAGCACACACACCGCCGCCGCTTCGGTGGGGCTGAAGACGCCACCGTAGATGCCGCCGACGATAATGAGCGGGAAGCCCAGCGGCCAGAGCGCCTGGCGGATCGCGGTGCCGCGCTCCCGCCAGCTGGCCTTGGGCTCGGTGGGGACCTTGTTGATGTAGGCGTAGGCGATGCAATAGGCCGAGAACATGGCAAGGATCATCAGTCCGGGGCCGATGCCGGCGATGAACAGCTCCCCGATGGAGGTCTCGGAGATCACCCCGTAGACGATCATGCCGATGCTTGGCGGGATCAGGAAGGCGATGTCACTGGAGTTGATGATCAACGCCAACGAAAACGAGTCCTTGTAACCGGCCTTGAGCATGCGCGGCCGCAGGGGCGAGCCCACCGCCACCACTGTGGCCTGGGTGGAGCCGGAGACCGCCCCGAACAGCGTGCAGGAGGTGGCGGTGCTCACCGCTAGACCGCCCTTGATGTGGCCAACAAAGCTCATGACCATGTTGATCAGGCGCTCCGCCGACGTGCCGCGGGTCATGATGTCGGCGGCCAGAATGAACATGGGCACCGCGATCAGCGAGGCGGGCCGGATGCCGGCAATGATCTGCTGGATCAGCGTGTCCATCTGACCAAAGCCGTTGAACATCATCACGAAGCCGATGGTGGCGCCGGCGATCAGCGGCACCATCATCGGGAAGCCGAGCAGCAGCAACAGCACCATCACCGAGAACATGATCATCGCCATGGCGGTTACACCTCGGTTTCGGTGTCGGTGTAACCATCCACCATGGCGGTGGACAGATACACGTCCTTTTCACGAATGTTCTTGATGGCGGTGAGCAGGTACTGAATGCCGGTGATGGCAAATCCCAGCGGCACCCACAGATAAATCCACCAGATGGGCAGCCCCATGGCGGGCAGCACCCGGCCGCGCTGATAGAGGGTGGTGATGTACTCGATGGAGTAATACATCAGGAAAAACATGGCCGCCGAGGTGACCAGCGCAATGATGATCATGAGGATCTTGCGCCCGAACACCGGAAAGGCGTCGTAAATCGCCGACATGCGGATGTGCCGACCGTGGCGGGCGGCGTAGCCAATGCCCGCAAAGGTGATCATGACGATCAGAATTCGGTTGATTTCGCCGGAGACGGCGATACTGGAGCCCAGGGCGAAGCGGCTGACGACGTTGGCGACGGTGTTGACCGCCATGAGCAGAACGCCGAGCCCGAGAATGCCGGCTTCGAGGCGGGCCAGCGCCATGTCCAGCAGGCCCAGTGGCCCCGGTAGCCCCGAGGTGTAGCGTCTTTCCTCGTCTTCGTCGATCATCCCCGCCCCCCGGGTGATGTCCCGATTGTGGGATCAGTAAAGGGGCCAGCCCGCAGCGCGGACTGCCCCCTCCCAATGCGGCTTAACCGCCAGACGCTCAGTTGGACTGAACGGCCTCGAGGTCGGCCTTGAACTGCTCCAGGAGCATGGCACCGTCTTCGCCGGTCAGCTCCAGATAGCGCTCCTCAACCGCCGGAGCCAGTGCCCGGAACTCGTCAATCTGCTCCTCGTTCAGGCGGGTCACGGTGACCTCGTCCGACGATTCCAGAATCAGCTCCAGTGACTCGTCCGCCAGACCCTGGATATGCTCCATGGTGACGGCATAGGCGTGATCCGCCGCGTCGCGAACCATCTGCTGGTCGTCAGCGGACAGGCTGTTGAAGAAGTCCTGGTTGGCCATGGACGCTGTCACGAACCAGCCATGACCGGTGAACACCAGGTTCGGAGACACCTCGTAAAGTCCGCCGGACTGGATCCAGAAGATCGGGTTTTCCTGACCGTCGATCAGGCCGGTCTGCAGGCCACCATAGACCTCACCCCAGGGCAGCGGCGTCGGCGTTGCACCAAAGGCGTTGTAAGTGGCGGAGAGCAGCGGGTTGGTCATCACCCGAATGTTCTTGCCCTGGATCCCGCTGGGGCTGGTGAACGGCTCATCGGCGGTCACCACCATTTCACCTTCGGGATACATCTTCAGCAGTTCGAGGCCGTGCTCAGCGTAGAGCTCGGGGAAGATCTCGTTGATGGCCACGCTCTGGTCGAAGAACTCCAGCACGGTCTGCTCGTCGGTGGGCAGCAGATACGGCACGAAGAAGATCTGTGCCGCCGGCAGCCAGGCGCCGCTGAAGCCCGGCGACTGGTTCACGAACTCGATGATGCCGTTCTGGGCCTGCTCCATGATGTCGTCCGACTCACCGAGCTCACCAAAGCGATAGACCTCGAGGGTGTAGTCCGAATTGGCCTCAATATGATCCTTGAACGCCATGGCATAGACGTCCTGGACGTCGTCCTCGAATTCCTCATGGGCGTAGCGCCAGGTGTCGGCAAAGGCCGCACTGGACAGGCTCAGGGCCAGGGCGCCAATGGCGGCGTGAGTCAAAAACCGGGATGACTTCATGTGTAAGTCTCCTTGTGTGTCGTATTGGCTACCGCCACTTAATGGTGACAGTCCCGATCGAAGGTAGCCCGCGGCTGGAACCCGGTCAAGTGCATGAATTGGCCGCCGAAATGGTGCAGAGAAGCACCGAATCGCACCAATCTTGCCCGTAAAGTCGGTCTTTTAACGGGATGAAGGCCGATCCCGGGGCACCGATGGCAGCTGTCGTTGCTCTGGCAGGTTCGCCTCCGCCTCGAACACCCGACTCTGCAGGCGCACCGTGGCGGTGGTGGTGATCGGCAGGCGGCCGGTGGCCAGGAGTCGGCGGTGAAACAGGTCCACGTCGGGGTCAAAGCGGCTGGCGGCGCGGGCCGCCGCCAGAATCAATGCACCACCATAGGGCACTCGCAGCGGATAGCCGTAGGTCACCTGCACCCGCAGCAGGGTGGCATCCGCCAGGTTCAGACCGCTGCGTGGGCCCGGCCCGGTGCTGCCCAGGTGGACATCGCGAAACGGGAGGTAAATTCGGCCATCGGCATCCCGGCGACCATGGTCCCGGAGCGCCTCGGCGGTGGGATTGAGAATGCGAATGCGGCTGTGGGCGAAAACCTCCGGCAGCGATTGCAGGCTGAATCGGCGCTCAAAGTCAGTGACCCGCCGCTCCGGAGCTTTTAATGGCGTCAGCGCCCGGGCCAGGGCTGTGCGCATGGGGCCCGTCCGGGCGTTTTCCACCGCGCCGGCCCGGGCCGCCATGAGGGTGGCGTGGCTGACAAACGCCCGGGCCTCGTGAACGAAGGCCCACTGCACCACCATGAGGCCGACAGCCAGCACCACCGGCAGGGCAATCAGCGCCTCCAGCATGACGCCGCCGGTCATGCCATGCCGCTGTCCTGGACCAGGTTGGCCGGGAAGGCCCGCGGCCGGGCGCTGATCACGGGGGCCAATCAGCGCCCGGCGGGTCATTAACCGCGGCAGTTGGCGGGCGCGAAGCGGGTGGGGAGGGAGCCATCGCCATTCGCCGCCTCGCACCTCCACTCGATTTGGCCGCCCTCTTCACTAACAGTGGGAATAAAAAAGAGACTGTCCCCTTCATCGACCCCCTCGCCAATATCGTTGAACGTTACTCGAATACTTCCCGGTGACGTTGACGAGATGATGATTGCCTCAACCACATCGGTTGAATAACTGCTGCCGGGCGTCGTGCCGCTGTCGTCCAAACCTGCTTCTGAGGAATTCGTAGGTAACTGCCCATTCGCATAGTAATAGTCCGCGACGCTGGCCTTGATGGGCGAGACGGCAGCAATGGCCTCCGTGACTTTGGCCCGGACGGTGTAGTCCGAGTAGGCCGGTACGGCCACGGCGGCCAGCACGCCGACGATGGCCACAACGATCATGAGTTCAATCAGCGTGAAACCGCTTTGACGATTGCGCATGAAAAACCTCCGGTAGCTTCAAATCGGAACCGCGCCGGGGGGCGGGTTCGGGGGTCAATTCAGCCCGGTTTGCCGGCGGGTGTTCTGCGATCTGTCTCGCAGACCGGACCAGCGGGGCCGCGGACGGGCCCAGTGGCGCTTTTCCGCAGCGCCGCAATTTTTTGAAACCACCCCCGGAATCGTGGAAAATGCTCCAACTTTTTCATGAGGAGGCGGAGGGCCCATGAACCTGCACGAGTTTCAGGCGAAGCACATCTTCAGCCAGTACGGCATACCCATTCCCAAAGGTTTCGTGGTCCGCTCGTCGGCAGAGGCCCGTTCCGCCGCTGAGGAGCTGGGCGGCCCGGTCTGGGTGGTCAAGGCCCAGGTGCATGCCGGCGGCCGCGGCAAGGCCGGGGGCGTCAAGCTCGCCAAGAGCCTGGATGAGGTGGCCGAGTACACCGATGGCATGCTGGGCACCCGGTTGGTCACCCACCAGACCGACGAGCACGGCATGCCGGTGAACTCGGTGATGATCGAGGAAGGCCTGGACATCGCCCGCGAGATTTATCTTGGCGCCCTGGTGGACCGCTCCAGCAAGCGTATCGTTTTCATGGGTTCCGCCGCCGGCGGCATGGACATCGAAGAAGTCGCCGCCACCGAACCCGAAAAGATCATCACCGTGGGGGTCAACCCGGTGGCCGGGCTGCAGCCTTACCAGTGCCGGCAGATGGGCTTCGCCCTGGGGCTGACGCCGGCGCAGATCAAACAGCTCACCCGCATCATGGACGGCCTCTACCGCTGTTTCACCGACCGCGACCTGGGGCTGATCGAAATCAACCCCCTGATCGTCACCGGCGATGACGAGCTGCTGGCCCTGGACGCCAAGATCAACGTCGACGACAACGCCGTCGAGGTGAAGCGCCAGGCGGAAATCGCCGACATGCGCGACGTCAGCCAGGAAGACGACACCGAGGTCCAGGCCGCCGAGCACGGCCTCAACTACATCACCCTGGATGGCAATATTGGCTGCATGGTCAACGGCGCCGGCCTGGCCATGGCCACCATGGACGTCATCAAGCTCCACGGCGGCGAGCCGGCCAACTTTCTGGACGTGGGCGGCGGCACCAACAAGGAGCGCGTCACCGAGGCGTTCAAGATCATCTCCGCCAGCCCTGATGTGCAGGGCATTCTGGTGAACATCTTCGGCGGCATCGTCCGCTGCGACATGATCGCCGAAGGCGTCATCGCTGCGGTCAAGGAAGTCGGCGTCAACGTGCCGGTGGTGGTGCGCCTGGAGGGCACCAACGTCGAGCAGGGCAAGGCGCTGCTCAAGGACAGCGGTCTCGACATCATTCCGGCGGACGATCTGACCGACGGTGCACAGAAGGTGGTGGGCGCCGTCAGCGCCTGACCCGCAACCCGGACACAAGACGAGGAACACACATGAGTATTCTGGTGGACAAACACACCAAGGTGATCGTCCAGGGCTTCACCGGGAAGCAGGGCACCTTCCACGCCGAGCAGTGCATTGCCTACGGCACCAATATCGTCGGCGGCACCACCCCGGGCCGCGGTGGCGAAACCCACCTCGAGCGACCGGTGTTCAACACCGTGCGTGACGCGGTGGACGACACCGGCGCCGATGCCTCGATGATCTACGTGCCGGCGGCCTTTGCCGCCGACGCCATCCTCGAAGCGGCGGAAGCCGGCATTCGGGTGATCGCGTGCATCACCGAAGGCATTCCGGTGCTGGACATGCTCAAGGTCAAGGCCGCGCTGGACTTCTACGGCGCCACCCTGATCGGCCCCAACTGCCCCGGCATCATCACGCCGGACGAGTGCAAGATCGGCATCATGCCCGGCCACATTCACAAGGCCGGGTCCATCGGCATTGTCTCGCGCTCCGGCACCCTGACCTACGAGGCGGTCAAGCAGACCACCGACATCGGCATGGGCCAGAGCACCTGTGTGGGCATCGGTGGCGACCCCATTCAGGGCATGAACTTCATTGACGTCATCGAGCAGTTCGAGGCCGACCGGCAGACCAAGGGCATTGTCATGGTGGGCGAAATCGGCGGGACCGCCGAGGAAGAGGCCGCCGAGTACATCCAGGCCCACGTCCGCAAACCAGTGGTGGCCTATATCGCCGGGGTGACCGCACCCCCCGGCAAGCGCATGGGGCATGCCGGTGCCATCATCAGTGGTGGCAAGGGCACTGCCGCGGACAAGTTCGGTGCCCTCGAAAAGGCCGGTGTGGCCACCGTTCGCTCACCTGCGGAGATCGGCCAGCGCGTCAGTGACTGCTTCACCGGCTGACTGCGGTGATCGCCGCGACGCCGCGCCGGGGCGCTTCGCCTCGGGAGGGGTCGGGTCATGAGTGAGCCACGGCGTTTCATCATGGCCCAGCTCAACCTGCTGGTGGGCGATGTCGCCGGCAACACCCAGGCGGTGATCCAGGCGGCCACGGAAGCCCGCGACGGTCAGGGTGCGGCGCTGGTGTGCTTTCCCGAGCTCACCCTCACCGGTTATCCACCGGATGATCTGCTGCTGCGCAGTGATTTCATCGCCGCGGTGGATGACGGGCTACAGCGCATCGCCGAGGCCACCCGAGGCATCACCGTGATTGTCGGCGCTCCGCAGCTGGAGGCCGGGCAGCTGGTGAATGCCGCCCTAGTGATTCGCAACGGGCGGGTGGACGCCCGCTACGCCAAACAACAGCTGCCCACCTATGGCGTTTTCGACGACCTGCGCTACTTTGCCCCCGGCGACACCGCCTGCGTGGTGGACGTGGAGGGCTGTCGGGTGGGGGTCACCGTCTGTGAAGACGCCTGGTATCCGGAACCCGTGGCCGCAGCCGCCGCTGCCGGGGCGGACGTGGTGGTGAACATCAACGCCTCCCCCTTTGATCAGTACAAGGGCACCGCCCGGGAATCGGTGCTGCGGGACCGCATCGCCGAAACCGGCCTGCCCATCCTCTACTGCAATATGGCGGGCGGCCAGGACGAGGTGGTCTACGACGGCGGCTCCTGCGCCTTCGACGCCAACGGCGACCTGATGGTGCGCGCCCCCCGGTTCGACACCGGCCTGTATGCCGTGGACGTGGCCCGCATCCATGACCAGTGGACGCCGCTGGAAGGCGACATCGAGCCGGATCTCTCCCCCGAGGCCGCGGTCTACGAAGCGCTGGTCTGGGGGGTGCGGGACTACATCGAAAAAAATCGCTTCCCCGGTGTGGTGATCGGGCTTTCCGGCGGTATCGACTCCGCGCTCACCACCTGCATCGCCGCCGACGCGCTGGGCCCGGAGCGGGTGCATTGCCTGATGATGCCCACCCGCTACACCTCGGCGATGAGCCACACCGACGCCGGCGAGCTCGCCGAGGCTCTGGGCGTGCGCTACGACGTGGTGGCCATCGAGGCCATCTTCAACCAGTTCACCGGCGAACTGGCGCCGCTCTTCGACGACCGCCCGGCGGACGTCACCGAGGAGAACCTGCAGTCGCGCATTCGCGGCACCCTGCTGATGGCGGTGTCCAACAAATTCGGTGGCCTGGTGCTCGCCACCGGCAACAAAAGCGAAATGGCGGTGGGCTATTCCACCCTGTATGGCGACATGGTGGGCGGTTTCTCGCCGCTCAAGGACATCTTCAAGACCGAGGTCTACCGGCTGGCGCGCTACCGCAACGCGCTCTCGCCGGTGATCCCCGAAAACGCCCTGACCCGGCCGCCCAGCGCCGAACTGGCGCCGGACCAGAAAGACACCGACAGCCTGCCGGAATACCCCGAACTGGACAGCATTCTGGCGGCCTATGTTGAGGACGACGCCGGCATCGAGGAAATCGTCGACGCCGGTCACGACCGCGCCACGGTGGAACAGGTGGTGCGGCTTCTGCATCGCAACGAATACAAGCGTCGCCAGGCCGCGCCCGGGGTCAAAGTGACCACCAAGGCCTTCGGCCGCGACCGCCGCTACCCCATCACCTCGGGGTTCGGTCGGGCGGCGGACTGATACACTGCGGCGCTCAGCCAACGGGAGTTGTTTTCATGAAAAAGATCGAAGCCATCATCAAGCCCTTCAAGCTGGATGATGTCCGCGAGGGCATCGCCGAGGTGGGTATCACCGGCATGACCGTCACCGAGGTCAAGGGGTTCGGGCGCCAGAAAGGCCACACCGAGCTCTATCGCGGCGCGGAATACGTGGTGGACTTCCTGCCCAAGATGCGCATCGAAGTGGTGGTCCCCGACGACGTGGTGGACGTGGTGGTGGAAGCCATCATCAAGGCGGCCAACACCGGCAAGATCGGCGACGGCAAGGTGTTCGTCAGCCCGGTGGAGCAGGCCATTCGCATCCGCACCCAGGACCGGGACGAGCAGGCCCTCTAATCGGGGCCCGTCACCGGCGCGCGATGGGTTACATCGCGCCCGGGCCCGGCATCCGGGGCGGCTGGGCGCCGCCAGGCGCCGGCGCATCGGTGGGAGAGGGCGAGACCTCCATGGACTCGTCCTGGAACAGCCCCGGGGCAGCCGGCTGATCGGGCCGGGTCGGGTCCATCTCGGCGGCGGCCACCTGTACCCCTTCCGCCAGATCATCAAACCCCAGCGCCTGATAGGCCGCCGTCAGCACATCCATGGCGGGCTCCACCGATGGCGTGCCGGGAAACTCTTCAATGACCGTGATGGCCCGGCGGGCCGCTGCTACCCAGGCCTCCCCGTCCAGATAGTACCGGGCCACAAACAGCTGGAAGCGGGCGCCATCGGCGTAGAGTTCCTGCATCCGCTCCCGGGCGTCGTCCACGTATTCGCTGTCCGGGAACTGTTCCACCAGGGTCTGGAATGACTGAAACGCCTGCCGGCGTGGCACCGGGTCCCTGAGGTTGGTGTCCACCCGGGCCAGCCGCTTGATGAAGTCCTCGTTTTTCTCCTGCAGCGCCAGCCCCTGCATGTACCAGGTGTAGGGCACCGCCCGGTGGCGCGGATGCAGCCGCCGGAAGCGGTCCGCCGCCGCCACGGTGGAGGCCGCATCGCCGGTTTCGTAGTAGACGCGAATGATGTCCAGCTGCGCCTGGGTGGCGTACACCCCGAACGGGAACTGCGCCTGCAGCGCTTCCAGTTCCTCGGTGGCCGTGGTCCAGTCACGGCGATCCATGGCCCGCTGGGCCCGCTCATAAAGCGCCTGCGCCTCGGCATCCCGCAAATCCGCGCCACCGCCGTTGCCCCCGCAGCCCGCCAGCAGCACCGTAACCATTACCATCGTGAGGATGCGCTTCATGTCGCTATCGTCTACCTTGTTGCCCGAATCGCGAGTTTAGAGAAAAAACCCCGGCCGCGCCCAGTCGGCTGTACAGAGAGATTGCATGTCGCCCCCCAGCCAGCGCATCGAGCGCACCGCCATCCTGCCCCCCGAGGCCGCCGGCCAACGCCTGGACGCGGCGTTGGCGGCGTTGTTCCCGGAGTTCTCCCGCTCCCGGCTGCAACGCTGGCTCAAGGACGGCGCCCTCACCGTGGACGGCGCCTCACCCCGCGGCCGCACCACAATAGCCGGTGGCGAAACCGTGCACCTGATGGCCGAACTGGCGGACGAAGGCCGGGTGGAAGCCGAGCCCATCCCTCTGGATATTGTTCATGAGGACGCCGACCTGCTGGTGATCAACAAACCCGCTGGTCTGGTGGTCCACCCCGGCGCCGGCAACCCCGGTGGCACCCTGCAGAACGCGCTGCTGCACCACGAACCGGCCCTGGGCGCCGTGCCCCGGGCCGGGCTGGTGCATCGGCTGGATCGGGACACCTCCGGGCTGATGGTGGTGGCCCGTACCCTTCAGGCCCACACCCACCTGGTCAATCAGCTGCAGGCCCGCAGCATGGGCCGCGAGTACCTGGCGCTGGTGGCCGGCACCTTCACCGCCGGTGGCCGGGTCGACGCCCCCATCGGCCGGCACCCCAGGGACCGGCTCAAAATGGCGGTGCGCGCCGAGGCGCCGGATTCCCGTCCCGCCATCACCCACTATCGCATCGACACCCGCTATCCGGCCCATACCCTGCTGCGCTGCCGCCTGGAAACCGGTCGCACCCACCAGATCCGGGTTCACATGGCCCACATCCGGCATCCCATCGTCGGCGACCCGCTTTACAGCGGGCGACTGGCCTTGCCGTCCGGGGCAGAGGCCGTGACGGTGGCCGGACTCAGTGGGGATGGCCACCATGGCGTGGCGACGGGTCCCGGTGACGACGGGGCCGTGACGGTGGCCGAGGTGCTACGGCGGTTTCGGCGCCAGGCCCTGCATGCCGAGACTCTCACCCTGATTCATCCGGCAAGCGGTGAGACCCTCAGCTGGACCGCGGCACCGCCGCCGGACTTTCAGGACCTGATGACGGCCCTGGCCGCCCATCGACAGGCCATGGCGGACGACGAAGCGGGGGACGGGCGGTGGCGGCCCTGAGCCATGAAATTTCGCTGTTGCCGGCGGACTGGAGTGAGTCCTGCGAGGGGGCCGGTGCCGCGGACGCCGGGGCTCCCGGGACCAACGCAGGTGCCGTGGTCAGCCCGGGCACCGCTCAAGTTGAGCCGCTGATCCAGCAATGGCCGGAGGGCGGCTGTGTTCAGGCCGGCTTCACCACCCGTCGGGGTGGCGTCAGCCAGGGCCCGTTTCAGGGCCTGAACCTGGCCCTGCACGTCAATGACGACCCCGAGGCCGTCCTGGCCAATCGCCGGCGCCTGATGGCGGCGGCGGGCCTGCCCGAGGCACCCCGCTGGCTGCGCCAGATCCACAGCACCCGGGTGGTGCATGGGGATGAGGTCGATGCCGATGTCACCGAAGCCGACGCCATCTGGACCGACCGCCCGGACACCGTCTGTGCGGTGCTGGTGGCCGACTGCATGCCCATCCTGCTGGCCGACCGGGGCGGGCGGTGTGTTGCCGCCGTGCACGCCGGCTGGCGGGGGCTGGCCGCCGGCATCCTCCAGCAGACCATTGCCGCCCTGCCGGTGCCCGCCAGCGCCCTGGCGGCCTGCATCGGACCCTGCATCGGCGCGGCAGCCTATGAAGTGGGCCCGGAAGTGCCCCGGGAGATGCGCCGGCAGGGGGTGGAGCCGGTGGTGCAACCGGCAGTGCAATCGGCGGGCAGCGCGTCCTCTGATCGCTGCCTCCTCAACCTGTCCGCCACCGCCCGCCGGGTGCTGGTGGATTCCGGAGTTAGCGCCGTGGGCTCGATGGGGGCCTGTACCTATAACGATCCGGCGCGGTTTTATTCCTATCGCCGTGGCCACCCCACCGGCCGGCTGGCGGGCTTGATTCACCTGTTGCGGCCTGCAACTGGACAGTAAACCTATAATTAAGTATGTTTAACGTCCACTTAAAATTCGCGATGG from Spiribacter sp. 2438 carries:
- a CDS encoding TRAP transporter large permease, giving the protein MAMIMFSVMVLLLLLGFPMMVPLIAGATIGFVMMFNGFGQMDTLIQQIIAGIRPASLIAVPMFILAADIMTRGTSAERLINMVMSFVGHIKGGLAVSTATSCTLFGAVSGSTQATVVAVGSPLRPRMLKAGYKDSFSLALIINSSDIAFLIPPSIGMIVYGVISETSIGELFIAGIGPGLMILAMFSAYCIAYAYINKVPTEPKASWRERGTAIRQALWPLGFPLIIVGGIYGGVFSPTEAAAVCVLYAFILEFLVFRSLKSKDIWAIAKSTGLITAVVFILVGVGNGFSWIISFAQIPSAVLEAVGINEAGPTGVLIAICIAFFVACMFVDPIVVILVLTPIFMPAVAATGLDPVLVGILITLQVAIGSATPPFGCDIFTAIAIFKRPYIEVIRGTPPFVFMLILSAALLIMFPQISLGLRDMMFN
- a CDS encoding TRAP transporter small permease, producing the protein MIDEDEERRYTSGLPGPLGLLDMALARLEAGILGLGVLLMAVNTVANVVSRFALGSSIAVSGEINRILIVMITFAGIGYAARHGRHIRMSAIYDAFPVFGRKILMIIIALVTSAAMFFLMYYSIEYITTLYQRGRVLPAMGLPIWWIYLWVPLGFAITGIQYLLTAIKNIREKDVYLSTAMVDGYTDTETEV
- the dctP gene encoding TRAP transporter substrate-binding protein DctP, which codes for MKSSRFLTHAAIGALALSLSSAAFADTWRYAHEEFEDDVQDVYAMAFKDHIEANSDYTLEVYRFGELGESDDIMEQAQNGIIEFVNQSPGFSGAWLPAAQIFFVPYLLPTDEQTVLEFFDQSVAINEIFPELYAEHGLELLKMYPEGEMVVTADEPFTSPSGIQGKNIRVMTNPLLSATYNAFGATPTPLPWGEVYGGLQTGLIDGQENPIFWIQSGGLYEVSPNLVFTGHGWFVTASMANQDFFNSLSADDQQMVRDAADHAYAVTMEHIQGLADESLELILESSDEVTVTRLNEEQIDEFRALAPAVEERYLELTGEDGAMLLEQFKADLEAVQSN
- a CDS encoding TadE family protein, with protein sequence MTGGVMLEALIALPVVLAVGLMVVQWAFVHEARAFVSHATLMAARAGAVENARTGPMRTALARALTPLKAPERRVTDFERRFSLQSLPEVFAHSRIRILNPTAEALRDHGRRDADGRIYLPFRDVHLGSTGPGPRSGLNLADATLLRVQVTYGYPLRVPYGGALILAAARAASRFDPDVDLFHRRLLATGRLPITTTATVRLQSRVFEAEANLPEQRQLPSVPRDRPSSR
- a CDS encoding pilin — translated: MRNRQSGFTLIELMIVVAIVGVLAAVAVPAYSDYTVRAKVTEAIAAVSPIKASVADYYYANGQLPTNSSEAGLDDSGTTPGSSYSTDVVEAIIISSTSPGSIRVTFNDIGEGVDEGDSLFFIPTVSEEGGQIEWRCEAANGDGSLPTRFAPANCRG
- the sucC gene encoding ADP-forming succinate--CoA ligase subunit beta; the protein is MNLHEFQAKHIFSQYGIPIPKGFVVRSSAEARSAAEELGGPVWVVKAQVHAGGRGKAGGVKLAKSLDEVAEYTDGMLGTRLVTHQTDEHGMPVNSVMIEEGLDIAREIYLGALVDRSSKRIVFMGSAAGGMDIEEVAATEPEKIITVGVNPVAGLQPYQCRQMGFALGLTPAQIKQLTRIMDGLYRCFTDRDLGLIEINPLIVTGDDELLALDAKINVDDNAVEVKRQAEIADMRDVSQEDDTEVQAAEHGLNYITLDGNIGCMVNGAGLAMATMDVIKLHGGEPANFLDVGGGTNKERVTEAFKIISASPDVQGILVNIFGGIVRCDMIAEGVIAAVKEVGVNVPVVVRLEGTNVEQGKALLKDSGLDIIPADDLTDGAQKVVGAVSA
- the sucD gene encoding succinate--CoA ligase subunit alpha; amino-acid sequence: MSILVDKHTKVIVQGFTGKQGTFHAEQCIAYGTNIVGGTTPGRGGETHLERPVFNTVRDAVDDTGADASMIYVPAAFAADAILEAAEAGIRVIACITEGIPVLDMLKVKAALDFYGATLIGPNCPGIITPDECKIGIMPGHIHKAGSIGIVSRSGTLTYEAVKQTTDIGMGQSTCVGIGGDPIQGMNFIDVIEQFEADRQTKGIVMVGEIGGTAEEEAAEYIQAHVRKPVVAYIAGVTAPPGKRMGHAGAIISGGKGTAADKFGALEKAGVATVRSPAEIGQRVSDCFTG
- a CDS encoding NAD+ synthase; the protein is MSEPRRFIMAQLNLLVGDVAGNTQAVIQAATEARDGQGAALVCFPELTLTGYPPDDLLLRSDFIAAVDDGLQRIAEATRGITVIVGAPQLEAGQLVNAALVIRNGRVDARYAKQQLPTYGVFDDLRYFAPGDTACVVDVEGCRVGVTVCEDAWYPEPVAAAAAAGADVVVNINASPFDQYKGTARESVLRDRIAETGLPILYCNMAGGQDEVVYDGGSCAFDANGDLMVRAPRFDTGLYAVDVARIHDQWTPLEGDIEPDLSPEAAVYEALVWGVRDYIEKNRFPGVVIGLSGGIDSALTTCIAADALGPERVHCLMMPTRYTSAMSHTDAGELAEALGVRYDVVAIEAIFNQFTGELAPLFDDRPADVTEENLQSRIRGTLLMAVSNKFGGLVLATGNKSEMAVGYSTLYGDMVGGFSPLKDIFKTEVYRLARYRNALSPVIPENALTRPPSAELAPDQKDTDSLPEYPELDSILAAYVEDDAGIEEIVDAGHDRATVEQVVRLLHRNEYKRRQAAPGVKVTTKAFGRDRRYPITSGFGRAAD
- a CDS encoding P-II family nitrogen regulator; this encodes MKKIEAIIKPFKLDDVREGIAEVGITGMTVTEVKGFGRQKGHTELYRGAEYVVDFLPKMRIEVVVPDDVVDVVVEAIIKAANTGKIGDGKVFVSPVEQAIRIRTQDRDEQAL
- a CDS encoding outer membrane protein assembly factor BamD is translated as MKRILTMVMVTVLLAGCGGNGGGADLRDAEAQALYERAQRAMDRRDWTTATEELEALQAQFPFGVYATQAQLDIIRVYYETGDAASTVAAADRFRRLHPRHRAVPYTWYMQGLALQEKNEDFIKRLARVDTNLRDPVPRRQAFQSFQTLVEQFPDSEYVDDARERMQELYADGARFQLFVARYYLDGEAWVAAARRAITVIEEFPGTPSVEPAMDVLTAAYQALGFDDLAEGVQVAAAEMDPTRPDQPAAPGLFQDESMEVSPSPTDAPAPGGAQPPRMPGPGAM
- the rluD gene encoding 23S rRNA pseudouridine(1911/1915/1917) synthase RluD, with translation MSPPSQRIERTAILPPEAAGQRLDAALAALFPEFSRSRLQRWLKDGALTVDGASPRGRTTIAGGETVHLMAELADEGRVEAEPIPLDIVHEDADLLVINKPAGLVVHPGAGNPGGTLQNALLHHEPALGAVPRAGLVHRLDRDTSGLMVVARTLQAHTHLVNQLQARSMGREYLALVAGTFTAGGRVDAPIGRHPRDRLKMAVRAEAPDSRPAITHYRIDTRYPAHTLLRCRLETGRTHQIRVHMAHIRHPIVGDPLYSGRLALPSGAEAVTVAGLSGDGHHGVATGPGDDGAVTVAEVLRRFRRQALHAETLTLIHPASGETLSWTAAPPPDFQDLMTALAAHRQAMADDEAGDGRWRP